The Candidatus Methylomirabilota bacterium genome contains the following window.
TCGTTCACCGGCTGCGCACGGGGCAGGGCCAGCACCTCGACGTCAACCTGCTCGCCTCCTCGCTGGCGCTGCTGCCCGACCCGATCGCGCACTTCTTCGCCGAGGGCGGTCGCCGCCCCCGGCGCGAGGGCAATCGCAACCCGAACCTGGCGCCCGCCGAAGCCTTCGCGACCAAGGATGGGCTCATCAACATCGTGCTGATGAACCCCGACCAGTGGGAGCGCTTCTGCGCGACCCTGGGCGACGAGGCGCTCGCGCGCGATCCGCGATTCGCCACCAACGACGCGCGCCTGGCCAACCGTGAGGAGTTCCGGGCGCGGGTGGAGCGCGCGCTGGCCGGCGCCCCCACCGCCGAATGGCTGGCGCGGTTCGAGAAGGCGTCCATCGCTTGCGGGCCCATCTACGAGCTCGACGAGGTCTTCGAAGATCCACAGGTACGCCACCTGGGGCTCGTCACCGAGGTGGACCAGCCGGAGTGCGGCCGGGTCAGGATGCTCGGCTTTCCCTTCCGCTCGTCGGCGCACGCCTTCGCGGTGCGGCGGCCGGCGCCGCGCCTGGGCGAGCACACGGCGGAGATCCTGGCCGAGCTGGGGACGCCGCGCGTCGAGATCGAGCGGCTGGCCGCGGCGGGGATCGTCGCATTGGGCCCATGACCCGGCTGCCGTGGCCGCTGGTCTTTCAGGTGGTCGGCGTCGTCGGCGTCGTCTGGTTCGTCCTCCATACCTGGCAGATCTGGCTCCTGGCCTTCACCGCGCTGATCGTCGCTGCGGCCATCCTGCCGGCCGCTCGCTTCGGGGAGCGGTACCGGGTGCCGAGGGGCGTGACGGTCCTCGCGGTCTACCTGGGGGTGGCCGCCGTCCTGGCCCTGATGGGCCGCCTGCTCTGGCCGGCGCTGACCGAGCAGTGGACTCAGTTCCTGGAGCAGCTCCCGCGCCTCCTCGACAACGTCAATCGCTGGCTCGGCAGCGTGGACGTTTTTCTCCTCCGCTGGGGTGCCTCGCTGCCCACCCCCAAGCCCGAGGACCTCCAGGGTCTGGCGGGTACGCTGGTGGCGAACACGTTCGCGGTGACCGCCGGGGTCGTGGGCTTCGTGGTGGGCGTGCTGGCGATCATCGTGATCGCGGCGTACCTGGTCATCGACGCCGGCCACATCGGCGCCAGCCTGCTGCAGCTCCTGCCCCCCACGTACCGCGCCCACGGGGCGGCGCTGGCCAGGCCCGTCCTCGACCGCATCGGGGGCTACGTGCGCGGCCAGATCGCCTCCAGCCTCTGCGTGGGCGCCGTGCTCGCCGTCGGTCTCGGGCTGCTCGGCGTACGCTATGCCCTGCTGATCGGCGCGCTGGCGGCCGTGCTCAACATCGTGCCGTTCGTGGGCTCGCTGGTGGCCGCCGTGCTGGGCATCATCTCGGCCCTGAACGAATCACTGACTCTCGCCGTGGTGACGGCGGCGCTCTTCTGGGGGACCAACCTCCTGGAGGGCAAGCTCCTGGCGCCCCACTTCGTCGGGCGCGCCACCGGGTTGCACCCGCTGGCCGTGCTGCTGGCGCTCTTCGCCGGGGTTCACCTGGCCGGCCTCATCGGGGCTCTGGTGGCGGTCCCGTTCCTGGCCGCCGGATGGGAGCTCGTCCGTGCCCTTTACCTGAGACCCACTCAGCGGGCCCGCGCCGAGTAGCGGCGTAGACCAGGAGGTCGTGACTTCCGTGGCGAGATCGGCAGCCTCGCACGCGGGCTTGACTCGATGTGGGAAGCCACTGGTGGGCGAGTTGGCCGGGTTTCGCAGCCTCCGTGTGATCGGCCAGCGCTACCGAATCCTCTATCGCGTTGATCGCAGGGAGGTGATCGTCCTTATCGCGGCGGTAGGGATACGAAAGGCGGGGGAAAAGGCCGATATCTACGAACTGGCCAAGAAGCTGGGGAAGCAAGGGTTGCTTCGCTGACCTGACCATCACGGCCGGGCGGGAGCGCGACTCGCACGACCCACCTCGCGACAGTGGTGAGCGCCGGCCGCCACCTCTCCGCCGGCCCGGTAATTTGATACGATGCGGGGACGATGCGCCGGGACAACATCATCCTGGTCGGCTTCATGGGCGCGGGCAAGTCCGTGTGTGGCCGGCTGCTGGCGCGCCGGCTCGGCCGCTGCTTCGTGGAGACCGACGACATGATCGTCGCGCGCGAGGGCCGGTCGATCGCCGAGATCTTCCGCCAGGCCGGCGAAGAACGGTTCCGCCAGCTGGAGGCCGAGGCCCTCGAGCTCCTGGCGCTGAAGTCGGGCGACGTCATCGCCACCGGTGGGGGCTTCCCGTGCCGGGACGGGCGGATGGAGGCGCTCGCCGAGCGGGGCACCGTCGTGTGGCTGGGGGGCGATCTCCGCGAGCTCTACGAGCGCGCGCGCCGCGACGGCGAACGGCCCATGCTGGCGGCGCGCTCGTTCGACGAGATCGAGACCCTTTACCGGGCGCGCGAGCCCTACTACCGCCGGGCGCACCTCGCCCTGGACACCACCGGCCTCGGCCCCGACGAGGTCGTCGCGCGCCTGCTCTCCGCCCTGCGTCAGGGTCATGCCGCACGCGTTTAGCCACCGGCTGGCCGAGGGGCCGCTCCTGTGCGACGGCGCCATGGGCACGCTGCTCTACGCGCGGGGCGTCCCGATGGACGCCTGCTTCGACCTGCTCAACCTCAACAATCCCCGGCTCGTGCAATCGGTGCACGCGGAGTACGTCGCCGCCGGGGCCGATTGCATCGAGACCAACACGTTCGGCGCCAACCGCTTCAAGCTGGCCGTGCACGGCCAGTCCGGCGACGTGCGCACGATCAACCTGCGCGGGGTCAAGCTCGCCCGCGACGTCCGCGAGAGCATGGGCCGCGACGTGCTCGTGCTCGGCTCGATGGGGCCGCTGGGCAAGTACCTGACGCCGCTGGGCTCGCTGACGCCCGAGGAGGCGCGCGCCGCGTTCCGCGAGCAGGCCGAGGCGCTGCTGGAGGGCGGCGTCGACGCCTTGATCGTCGAGACCTTCTCCGACCTCACCGAGATCACGCTGGCCATCGAGGCCATCCGCTCGGTCACGGATCTGCCCATCGTGGCCCAGATGGCGTTCACCGACGAGGGCGTCACCTTCACGGGGCGCTCGCCGGCCGAGGCGGCGCGCACGCTGCGCGCGCTGGGCGTGCAGGCGCTGGGGGCCAACTGCTCGGTAGGCCCGAGCGTCCTCTTCGAGGTTCTCGAGCACATGCTGCCCGAGGCCGGGAGGGTGCCGCTCTCCATCCAGCCCAACGCCGGCCTGCCGAGCCGGATCGGCGAGCGGCTCATGTACCTCTCGTCGCCCGCCTACATGGCCGACTACGCCGGGCGGATGCTCGAGGTGGGCGCCCGCATCGTGGGCGGCTGCTGTGGCACCACGCCGGGGCACATCGCGGCGATGCGGACGGTGCTGGACCGCAAGACGACGGTGAGGCGGTACCAGGACCGCCCGGCGGTGAGCGTGCGGCTGCGCGAGGCGGTCGAGACGCCCGGCCTGCGGACGACCGCCGCGCCCACGCTGCTGGGGCGCAAGCTCGAGAGCCGCGAATTCATCGTCACCGTCGAGCTGGATCCTCCCCGTGGCCACACGGTCGAGAAGCTGATCCAGGGCGCCAAGCTCCTCAAGGAGCGCGGCGTCGAGATCGCCGACATCAACGACGGCTCGCTCGGACGCGTTCGCATGGCGGTCCTGCCTACGGCGATTCTCGTGCGCGAGGCGGCCGGGCTCGACATCAACATGCACTTCACCTGTCGCGACCGGAACCTCATGGGCATCCAGGCCGACCTGCTCGGCGCCCACGCGCTGGGGATCCGCAACATCCTGGCCATGACCGGCGACCCACCGCGCACGGGAGACTACGTCAACGCCACGGCGGTTTTCGATGTCGACGCCATCGGCCTCCTGGAGATCCTGAGACGGATGAACGAGGGACAGGACGCGACCGGCAACAGCATCGGCGAGCCCACCGCCTTCTGTGTCGGCGCCGCGCTCGATCCCTCCGCCCAGGACCCCGCGCGCGAGATCGAGCGCTTTCAGCGCAAGGTAGAGGCGGGCGCGCGCTGGGTGCAAACCCAGCCCGTCTATGAGCTAGAGTCGCTGGACCGCTTCCTCGAGCGTGCGGGCGGCTCCCCCGTCCCCCTGCTGGTCGGTGTGCTGCCGCTGCACAGCTCCCGCCACGCCGAGTTCCTGCACAACGAGGTGCCCGGCATCACCATCCCCGACCACGTGCGGGCGCGGCTCAGAGAGGCAGGGGAGAGCGCCCTGCGGGTCGGCGTCGAGATGGCGCAGCGGCTGGTCCAGCAGATCCGCCGACGGTACGACGGCGTATACCTGATGCCGTCGTTCGGACGGTTCGAGGTGGTCGCCGAGGTGCTCGATGCCCTCCGTTGAAGCGCGAGCCGCAGGTGAGGTGCGCGCCGCAGGACGGCCGGGGGCTGGGCCCCCCGCGTCCGAGGCGAGCCTATGAACACAGACCTGACGCGCCTCGGCGCGCGGGAGGCGGCGCGCCGGATCCGCGAAGGAAAGCTCTCGCCGGTGGATCTGGTCGAGGCGTGCCTGGGCCGGATCAGGGCGCTCGACGCGGAGCTCAAGGCCTGGGTCTACGTGGACGAGGCCGACGCCCTGGCCCTGGCCCGCCAGCGGGAGGCGGAGGCGCAGACGAACCGGGTCCTGGGGCCGCTGCACGGCGTGCCCGTCGGGATCAAGGACATCTTCGACGTCGCCGGCATGCCGACGACCGGAGGCGCCCGGTCGTGGGCTCACACGCGACCGCCGCGCGATGGCACCGCGGTAGCGCGTCTCCGCGCAGCCGGCGCCATCATCCTCGGCAAGACGGCGACGACCGAGTTCGCCTACCGGGACCCGGCGCCCACGCGGAACCCGTGGAACCGCGACCACACGCCCGGCGGCTCGTCGGCGGGCTCGGGCGCCGCCGTGGGCGCGCGCATGCTGCCGCTGGCCCTCGGCTCCCAGACCGTCGGCTCGGTCCTCCGCCCCGCGGCTTACTGCGGCGTGGTCGGCCTCAAGGGCACGCACGGGCTCGTGGCTGTGGACGGCGTGATCCCGCTGGCCTGGTCGCTCGATCACGTGGGCGTCTTCGCCCGCTCGGTCGCGGACGTCGCGCTGGCGTTCGGCGTCCTCGTGGGTCGGGAGCTCGCCGCCGCGCCCCCGCGCTCGCCCCGGCTGGCGCTGGTGCCGGAGCTGCTCGCGCGCTGCGAGCCGGCGGTGGCCGCGCAGATCCAGGCGGCCGCCGATCGGTTCGCGCGCGCCGGCGCGGCGGTGGTGGAGGCGAAGCTGCCTGCCTCCTTCGCCGACGTTCATGCCGCCGGGCTGGCCGTGCTGGAGGCCGAGGCCGCCGCCTACCAC
Protein-coding sequences here:
- a CDS encoding CoA transferase — its product is MILAGLRILDLSRVVAGPYCAMLLGDLGADVIKVERPGRGDDLRHWHGGAGMSAVFASINRNKRSLAADLQQPEGARVVLELARRADVVIENFLPGVADRLGIGYAAVSAAHPAIVYASVTGFGQTGPYARRPGYNSIAQGMSGLMALTGMPGDPPTKVGGSVADLAAAFLAFGGINAALVHRLRTGQGQHLDVNLLASSLALLPDPIAHFFAEGGRRPRREGNRNPNLAPAEAFATKDGLINIVLMNPDQWERFCATLGDEALARDPRFATNDARLANREEFRARVERALAGAPTAEWLARFEKASIACGPIYELDEVFEDPQVRHLGLVTEVDQPECGRVRMLGFPFRSSAHAFAVRRPAPRLGEHTAEILAELGTPRVEIERLAAAGIVALGP
- a CDS encoding AI-2E family transporter, which gives rise to MTRLPWPLVFQVVGVVGVVWFVLHTWQIWLLAFTALIVAAAILPAARFGERYRVPRGVTVLAVYLGVAAVLALMGRLLWPALTEQWTQFLEQLPRLLDNVNRWLGSVDVFLLRWGASLPTPKPEDLQGLAGTLVANTFAVTAGVVGFVVGVLAIIVIAAYLVIDAGHIGASLLQLLPPTYRAHGAALARPVLDRIGGYVRGQIASSLCVGAVLAVGLGLLGVRYALLIGALAAVLNIVPFVGSLVAAVLGIISALNESLTLAVVTAALFWGTNLLEGKLLAPHFVGRATGLHPLAVLLALFAGVHLAGLIGALVAVPFLAAGWELVRALYLRPTQRARAE
- a CDS encoding amidase, producing the protein MNTDLTRLGAREAARRIREGKLSPVDLVEACLGRIRALDAELKAWVYVDEADALALARQREAEAQTNRVLGPLHGVPVGIKDIFDVAGMPTTGGARSWAHTRPPRDGTAVARLRAAGAIILGKTATTEFAYRDPAPTRNPWNRDHTPGGSSAGSGAAVGARMLPLALGSQTVGSVLRPAAYCGVVGLKGTHGLVAVDGVIPLAWSLDHVGVFARSVADVALAFGVLVGRELAAAPPRSPRLALVPELLARCEPAVAAQIQAAADRFARAGAAVVEAKLPASFADVHAAGLAVLEAEAAAYHEEAFRAHAGEYGKEMRALVEAGLRRTATAYVRANRARLKFRDEVMPLLAAHDALLVPTAPAPAPAGLGSTGDGSLCAPWSYAGVPAVSLPSGLAPSGLPHALQLVTAADGEAGLLAVAQWSEDALRFTGAPAL
- a CDS encoding bifunctional homocysteine S-methyltransferase/methylenetetrahydrofolate reductase — protein: MPHAFSHRLAEGPLLCDGAMGTLLYARGVPMDACFDLLNLNNPRLVQSVHAEYVAAGADCIETNTFGANRFKLAVHGQSGDVRTINLRGVKLARDVRESMGRDVLVLGSMGPLGKYLTPLGSLTPEEARAAFREQAEALLEGGVDALIVETFSDLTEITLAIEAIRSVTDLPIVAQMAFTDEGVTFTGRSPAEAARTLRALGVQALGANCSVGPSVLFEVLEHMLPEAGRVPLSIQPNAGLPSRIGERLMYLSSPAYMADYAGRMLEVGARIVGGCCGTTPGHIAAMRTVLDRKTTVRRYQDRPAVSVRLREAVETPGLRTTAAPTLLGRKLESREFIVTVELDPPRGHTVEKLIQGAKLLKERGVEIADINDGSLGRVRMAVLPTAILVREAAGLDINMHFTCRDRNLMGIQADLLGAHALGIRNILAMTGDPPRTGDYVNATAVFDVDAIGLLEILRRMNEGQDATGNSIGEPTAFCVGAALDPSAQDPAREIERFQRKVEAGARWVQTQPVYELESLDRFLERAGGSPVPLLVGVLPLHSSRHAEFLHNEVPGITIPDHVRARLREAGESALRVGVEMAQRLVQQIRRRYDGVYLMPSFGRFEVVAEVLDALR
- a CDS encoding shikimate kinase, translating into MRRDNIILVGFMGAGKSVCGRLLARRLGRCFVETDDMIVAREGRSIAEIFRQAGEERFRQLEAEALELLALKSGDVIATGGGFPCRDGRMEALAERGTVVWLGGDLRELYERARRDGERPMLAARSFDEIETLYRAREPYYRRAHLALDTTGLGPDEVVARLLSALRQGHAARV